CGCCCACAACGCGCTGTCGGTGGTGGCCATGACCGAGGAAGGCAGCTTCCTCAAGGTGCCGCAGCAATCCTACATGGAGAAGATCGTGGTCGGGGCCGGCCTGCCCGCCGGCCTGATCGATCTCGACGCCACGCCCGAGGAAAATCTGGCCCACATCGCCGAGGCCAAGGGCCTGACCCTGTCCGAACTGACCGTCAGCGTCCTGGACCGTCCGCGCCACGGCGAGCTGATCGAGCGGCTCTACGCCGCCGGGGTGCGGGTCACCCTGTTCGACGACGGCGACGTGTCGGGCGCCCTGGCCGCCGGCCTGCCCGGCTCCGGCGTCGACGCCTATATGGGCTCGGGCGGCGCCGCCCAGGGTGTGCTGGCCGCCGCCGGGCTGAAATGCCTGGGCGCTCAGATGCAGTGCCGCCTGCTGTGCCGCTCGGAACAGGACCATGCGGCGGCGCGCCGGGTCGGCATCGCCGACACGAGGCGCAAGTGGAACATCGACGACATGGTGCGGGGCGAGGTGATGTTCGCCGCCACCGGCATCACCGACGGCCATGTGCTGAAGGGTGCCCGCCTGCTGCCCGGTCACCGGGCGGAAAGCCACTCCCTGGTCATGCGCTCGGCCACCGGCACCATCCGCCACCTGAGCGTCCAGCACGACCTCAGCCGGAGCCATCTGCCCGCATGAGCCACACCCAGCCGGCCTTCCTGGGGGTCGAGCGCTCGCTGTCCGGGCGGCGCTGGCTGGCGCGGCCGGGTGACGAGCGTCTGGCCCTGA
The sequence above is drawn from the Magnetospirillum sp. 15-1 genome and encodes:
- the glpX gene encoding class II fructose-bisphosphatase, with the protein product MSIYSNTLPVLDRNLALEVVRVTESSALAAARQTGRGDERAADQAACSAMRHALNGLAMDGVIVNGEGDDPSQPLHTGEKVGTGKGPKVDIVLTALEGRSICARGAHNALSVVAMTEEGSFLKVPQQSYMEKIVVGAGLPAGLIDLDATPEENLAHIAEAKGLTLSELTVSVLDRPRHGELIERLYAAGVRVTLFDDGDVSGALAAGLPGSGVDAYMGSGGAAQGVLAAAGLKCLGAQMQCRLLCRSEQDHAAARRVGIADTRRKWNIDDMVRGEVMFAATGITDGHVLKGARLLPGHRAESHSLVMRSATGTIRHLSVQHDLSRSHLPA